The following are from one region of the Paenibacillus sp. JZ16 genome:
- a CDS encoding response regulator transcription factor yields MFNILVTEDNRELNHAICSYLNQNGYQAVGCLNANEAYDTMYGNLFDLIVSDIMMPEVDGFEFAETIRGLNQEIPILFITARDDFASKQRGFRAGIDDYMVKPIDLDELLLRIGALLRRAKIASSKRIEIGNLILDAEEHTAYLKEEEIPLTVREFNLLYKLLAYPKKTFTRLQLMDEFWDSETSSSPRTVDVYMTKLRDKFSECSEFEIVTVHGLGYKAVLK; encoded by the coding sequence ATGTTTAACATATTGGTCACCGAAGATAACAGAGAGTTGAATCACGCCATCTGCTCTTATTTAAATCAAAACGGTTATCAGGCTGTTGGGTGCCTGAACGCAAATGAAGCCTACGACACCATGTATGGCAATCTGTTCGATCTGATCGTCTCCGACATCATGATGCCCGAGGTCGACGGCTTTGAATTTGCCGAAACGATCCGGGGGCTGAATCAAGAGATCCCGATCCTTTTTATAACGGCGCGAGATGATTTCGCCTCCAAACAACGGGGATTTCGCGCGGGAATCGACGACTACATGGTAAAACCGATCGATTTGGATGAATTGCTACTGCGCATTGGCGCTTTGCTGCGCAGAGCGAAGATCGCTTCCAGCAAACGGATCGAAATCGGAAATCTGATCCTCGATGCCGAAGAGCATACGGCCTATTTAAAGGAAGAGGAGATTCCCTTGACCGTTCGGGAGTTCAACCTGTTGTATAAGCTGCTGGCTTATCCGAAGAAAACCTTTACCCGTCTCCAGTTAATGGACGAGTTCTGGGATTCCGAGACCTCCTCCAGCCCCAGAACCGTGGATGTGTATATGACAAAATTGCGGGACAAGTTTTCCGAATGCAGCGAGTTCGAAATCGTCACCGTGCATGGATTGGGATACAAGGCGGTGTTGAAGTGA
- a CDS encoding phosphotransferase-like protein, with product MDKGRIIYLNGVTSSGKTSIVEAMQSYSNPFFYVVANDLFENTIGDKHLQTDYWKYLSEVIIVMYHTAKLFSDSGKHVIIDGILVERPELKPHYEKVKEIFNGYPLEIVEVYCPLDLCRKRNIERGDRREEQSDEQNKIMSQNIRYSCSVDTSLNTPEECAEIIITSLFKKNDNSVNTSIPLR from the coding sequence TTGGATAAAGGGAGAATTATATATTTGAATGGCGTTACAAGTTCAGGTAAAACTTCAATAGTAGAAGCTATGCAATCTTACTCGAATCCATTTTTTTATGTAGTTGCCAATGATCTTTTTGAAAATACGATTGGTGATAAACATCTACAGACAGATTACTGGAAGTATTTAAGTGAAGTAATAATTGTAATGTACCATACAGCAAAGTTATTTTCGGATAGTGGCAAGCATGTAATAATCGATGGGATACTTGTTGAAAGGCCTGAGTTAAAGCCACATTATGAAAAAGTCAAAGAGATTTTTAATGGGTATCCTTTGGAGATAGTCGAGGTGTACTGTCCTCTAGATCTTTGTCGTAAGCGAAATATAGAGCGTGGTGATAGAAGAGAAGAACAATCAGATGAGCAAAATAAAATAATGTCGCAAAACATTCGTTATAGCTGCTCAGTGGACACGAGTTTGAATACACCAGAAGAATGTGCAGAAATTATTATTACATCATTATTCAAAAAGAATGATAACAGTGTAAACACATCGATTCCCCTAAGATAA